CCGGTTGGTCGCGCCGTAGCGATCCCCCAGCCAGCCACCCGCCCACATGCCGGCCATGCCGCCGACCAGCAGGATGCTGCCGTAGAACAATGACGCGTCCAGAAGGGTCAGGCCATGACTGCGGACGATGAAGGACGGCATCCAGAAGAACAGGCCGTAACCCATCATCGACGAGCAGGACGCGCCCACCGAAAGCAGCCAGAAGCTCGGTTTGCGTGACAGTGCCGCGGCGATATCCCGAAGGCCGGGCGGGTTGGCAGGCCGCGGAGCGGTGTCATAGCGCCCGCGCTCCGGCTCGCGAACCAGCAGCCGGAACACCGGCGCCAGCAGCAGCCCGGCCATGCCCACTGTGAAAAAGGCCCAGCGCCAGTCGATCATGCTGGCCAGCACGCCGCCCAGGATGATGCCCAGCGCGCTGCCAATGGGAATACCGAAGGAATACGCGCTGAGCGCCCTTGCCCGCTGTCCCGGCGGATAGTAGTCCATGATCATGGAGTACGCCGGGGTCACGCCGCCGGCTTCGCCGATGCCCACGCCCAGGCGGGCCAGGAACAGGTGCCAGAACCCCTGCGCCATGCCGCAGACCGCCGTCATGGCGCTCCAGATGGCCAGCGCGCCGGTAATCACCCAGGTGCGGCTGACGCGGTCGGCCAGCATGGCGACGGGAATACCCAGGCCGGTGTAGAACAGTGCAAAAGCCAGCCCGCCCATCAGGCCCAGCTGGCTGTCACTCAGCCCCAGGTCGGCCTTGATGGGCACGGCCAGGATGCCGACAATCTGCCGGTCAATGAAGTTGAAGGTGTACACCAGCACCAGCATGATCAGCGCCAGGGTGCGACGCTCGGCCACGCCGGGGGCCGGCTGTTCAGAAGTCACGGAAGTCATGATTTTTATTCTAAGCCTTTTCGTCCGGGCCACCCGGCCGGGTGGCCCGGTATCGCAATCAGTAGCGGTAGTTCAGGCTGACATTCCAGGTTCGCGGATCACCGTAGTAGGCGGTCATGATATTGCCCACGCTACGGAATTCCTGGCCCTCGACCTTGTAGACCTCATCGGCGATGTTCTTCATGCCGGCCATCACCTGCCAGTGGCCATCGGCGTGGTTCCAGGTGGCGAAGGCGTTGGTCAGCCAGTAGGACTCTTCGCGCAGCGGCTCGACGTTCTCCACCGACAGCCACATACCATCGCGGTAGTTGGCATCGGCGCCGAACGCCAGGCTATGCCCACCGGACAGGTCCAGGGTCCAGACCGCACCCACGCGGCCGGTCCACTCCGGCGCGAAAGCGGGTTCATCGAGCACGCCGTCGGACCCGGTGAAGCCGTCAGCACCGTACTCGGTGTCCAGGTAGCCGATTTGCGAGAACAGCTGCAGCGAGTCCACCAACAGCCACGAAAGCTCGAATTCCGCGCCGTTGATGTCCAGCTCCGCGGCGTTCAGCACCGGAAAGCGGAAATCGACACCGTCACCAACCGACACGCGAGCCTGGAAGTCGTCGTACTGGCTGGTGAACACGGCGTAGTTGGCCTGCATGCGGCCATCCATCATCGTGGTCTTGGCGCCGATTTCAGCGGTCCACACGGTCTCCGGATCGAAGGTTGAGACGTCGGCGGCACTATTGGCGCGGCCGTTGAAACCGCCGCTCTTGAAGCCGTTGGCCAGGCGACCGTAGAAATGCACATCGTCATTCAGCATGTAGTCCAGCGTCACCGTGGGCGTCCAGTCGCTCCAGCTGTCACTGTCGCTGAAGGCGAACGCCGGGTCGGCATTGCCCAGCAGGTCGCTGAAGGTGCTGGTGGTGCGGAAATAATCCTTGTCTTCCTTGGTGTAACGCAGGCCCAGGCCCAGGCTCCAGGATTCGGCGAAGGCCCAGTCGACCTGGCCGAACACGGCATAGCTGGTGGTCTGAAGGTTGTCGTCGATCGTGCGCAGGAAGCTGACCGGGATGCCTCCGAACACCAGGAAATCATCGGCGTAGGCTTCCTGGTGACTGGGCAGGTTTTCATCCAGGTAATAGAGGCCGGCCACCCAGTGCAGGTTGCCGCCATTGTCGCCCAACAGTTGGAACTCCTGGCTAAACTGGTCCTGGTCGACGCTGACCAGCACGTCACCCAGCTCCAGCTCGGTGGCGTCGATATCAACGAACAGGTCGGCATCGAGTTCACGGTAGGCGGTAATCGAGCGCAGGCTCAGGCTGTCACTGATATCCCAGTTCAGCGTCATGCTGCCGCCCCAGTTCTCCACCTCCTGGCCATCCGAATCACCCAGCGAGGTGCGGGTGCGGAAGTCCCAGTCTCCGGGCGCCGGCACATGCCGCAGCACCGCGCCACCGGTGGCCAGGTCGACGCTGATCAGCGGCGCCTCGGCCTTGCCCAGCGTCAGCTCGGTGTCCTCGATGGTGTAATCGAAGGAGAACGTCGCATCAACATTGTCGCTGATGCCCCAGGCCAGCTTCACGCGCGCCGACTGGGTGTTCTCGTCGTTGTAGTCACGGCCCGTGGACGGGTCGATGACGTAACCGTCACGGCTGTCGCTGAGCACGCTCAGGCTCATGCCGATGTTGTCACTCACCGGTCCGGCCATGTAGCCGCTGATCTGCCAGCGGTCATAATCACCGTAGAGGATGCCGGCCTCGGCCTCGAAATCCTCGCCCGGGCTGCGGGTGATCAGGCGAATGGCGCCACCGGGGGTGTTCTTGCCGTACAGCGTGCCCTGTGGGCCACGCAGGACCTCGATGCGCTCAATATCGTTAAGTTTGAACAGCGCACCCTGGATGCGGGACATGTAGACGTCATCGACGTAAATGCCCACGGCGGGGTCGAAGGTCTGCAGCGCGTCGGGCTGGCCGACACCGCGGATAAAGACATTGGCGCTGGAACTGGAGCCGCGCCCCTGGACCAGGTTCAGGTTGGGCACCGCCCCCTGCAGCGAATCAAGATTGTCGGCCTGGAGGTATTCCAGGTCCTCGCCGGTGAAGGCGCTGATCGACATCGGCACTTCCTGCAGCGTCTGTTCACGGCGCTGGGCCGTGACGACCACTTCTTCGAGAAGGGTGGCGTCGACATCGTCTTCCTGGGCCTGCGCCATGACGGCCTGCGGCGCTCCAACAGCGGTCGCAATGGCCAGGGCCAGTGTGGAATGGCGCAGCGCGCCGAACACGTTCGTGCGGGAGTTTAACTTTTTCATTGTGTGAGCCTGCATGTTGTATTTTCAACAAGTGTTGAGAATTTAAACGCCGCGAACTCAAGGCTGTCAAGCACTTTTTCAACAACAGTTGAATTTCGGAACGACAAGGGGTTCAATACAGAAAACGGAGCTCAATTCCCGGCATGGCCGCGAAAAACAAACGTAAAACACGTAAAGACAGGATTATTGAAGTCGCCGAAAAGTTGTTTGCCCAGCGGGGCTTCAATGGTGTCTCGTTGCGTGAAATCACCCGCGAGGCCGGCGTCGACGTGGCCCTGGTCAAGTATTACTTCGACAACAAGGAAGGCCTGTTCGACGCGCTGTTGCAGCGCCGGGCGGACATCCTGAACCGCGAACGTGCCGAGGCGCTGGAACGCGTGCTGGAACGCAACAACCCGGCGCCGGTCGAGGACATCATCGACGCCTTCACGCACCCCCTGCTGAACGAAGTGGTGGGCGAAGACAGCACCTGGCGGGACTATTTCGGTCTGCTGGCGCAGGTCAACAACAACCCGGAATGGGGTGGCCAGGCCATGTCGAAGTACTTTGACCCACTGGTGCGCCGCTTTATCTACGCGCTCAAGGACGCCCTGCCCGACGCTGACATGGTCGACATCTACTGGTGCTACCACTTCCTGTCAGGCGCGCTGACCCTGACGTTCGCCGACACCCGCCGAATCGACGCACTCTCCGGCGGGCTGTGCCATTCGGCCGATTTCGAGAGTGTCCATAAACGCATGGTGCCCTTTATCGCCGCCGGCTTCCGCGCCATCTGCGCGGAACGCGCGGAGGCCCGGGCGTCGGGCGATATCACGGAGACCGGCTCATGAAAATACACCCCCATGGAGTACCCACCGCGCTGATCGCCTTGCTGGCAACCTGCCTGGTCTCGGCCGCGACCGCGACCGCGGACAGTGCCGCGCCCGGGCCGGACATTGATGCGACAGGTATCACCGTTTCCGGCATTTCCTCCGGCGCCGCCATGGCGCAGCAACTGCACCTGGCCCACCCGGAGCTGTTTTCAGGCGCCGCGCTGATTGCCGGTGTGCCGCGAGGTTGTGCCGATGGCCAACTGGCAACGGCCATGGCGGGCTGCATGGGCAAGGCCGGCGAGAATCTTGACGCCGGCGAACTGGCGGAGCGACTTCGCACCGAAGCCAGCGCCGGGCGGGTCGGCGACCCTGCCCTGCTTGCCGATGACCGCGCCTGGACGTTCCATGGCCAACTCGACGCGACCGTGGCCGAGGATGTTTCATTGGCCGCCACCGACCTCTACCGCGCCTTCATGGCCACCGACAATGTCGCCTGGGTCGATAACGTCGCCGCCAACCACACCTTTCCCACGCACTCCAAGGGCGGCGCCTGCGACGCCATCGCGCCGCCGTTCCTGGGCGCCTGTGATTACGATGCCGCCGGCGAGTTGCTCACGTTCCTGTATCCCGGGCTGACACCGCCGGAGCAGGCACAGAACGGTGAACTCGTCACCACGGAGCTGCCCGGCGCGGCTGCGGCGGGCCTGGCCGACGAGGCCTGGCTCTACGTGCCCGAAAGCTGCCCGGCCACTGGCTGCCGCCTGCACCTGGTCCTGCACGGCTGCGGACAGTCGCAGTCGCAGGTCGACATGGCCTTCATGGAAGGTGCGGGTTACCTGGAGTGGGCGCAGGACAACGCCATCGTCCTGGCGTTTCCCCAGGTCGCTCCCGCGGCGGCCAACCCGCTGGCCTGCTGGGACTGGTGGGGCTATACCGGCCCGGACTACATGACCCGCGAAGGCGCGCAGATCCGGGTGCTGGCCGACTGGATCCGCGGCATGGCCGATTCGTGAATATCGAAGGCGCCCGTATCGTTATCACCGGCGCCGGCCGCGGCCTGGGGCAGGCCATCGCGCGCCACCTGTCCGGCCATGGCGCGCGGCTGGCCCTGCTCGATATCGACGGTGGCGCTGCGGCGGAAACGGCAGCCGATTGCGCCTCGAACGCCATGGAGGTGTTCACGGCGGCCTGTGATGTCAGCCGCGAAGATGCCGTCACCGAAGCCTTCGACCACGCCGCCAGCGCCCTGGGCGGCATTGATGCACTGGTCGCCAATGCCGGCATCCTGCGCGACGGCCTGCTGGTGAAGGCGCGCGAAGGCGAGGTGATCGATCGCATGAGCCTGGCCGACTGGCAGGAGGTGATCGATGTCAACCTGACCGGCGTCTTCCTGTGCGGTCGCGAGGCCGCCACCCACATGATTCGCCAGGGCACCGGCGGCTGTATCGTCAACATCAGCAGCATTGCCCGCGCCGGCAACTTCGGCCAGTCCAACTATGCCGCGGCCAAGGCCGGTGTTGCGGCGATGACCGTCACCTGGGCCCAGGAGCTGGCCCGTCACCGTATCCGCAACATGGCAATCGCGCCGGGCTTTATCGAGACCGCCATGACCGATTCGATGAAGCCGGAAGCCCTGCAGCGCATGGTCGAGCGCGTGCCCGCCGGGCGCGCGGGCCACCCCGATGAGGTCGCACTCACGGTGGCGCAGGTATTGGAAAACGACTACCTCAATGGCCGCGTGCTGGAACTGGACGGCGGACTGCGCATCTAGGCGTCAACACCAGGGTGCCCGCCCGCCAGCCCGGCGGTAGAATCAGCGCATGCCCTGGTTGATCCTGATCCTGCTGGTCGTGGCGATCGTCTACCTGCCGTCCTGGTGGGTGCGCCGCACCATGACCCGGTACAACCACCCCGAGGACCGCTACCCGTCCACCGGCGCCGAGCTGGCGCGTCACCTATTGGACGAAGCCGGTCTCGATCACGTCAGCGTGGAGACGACCGAGCATGGCGACCACTACGATCCCATCGAAAAAGCGGTTCGCCTGGCGGCAGAACGCTTCCATGGTCACTCTCTGACCGCCATCACGGTGGCCGCGCACGAGGTCGGGCACGCCTTGCAGGATGCCACCGGCTACGCACCACTGGTGGCCCGCACCCGGCTGGTGCGGCTGGTCCGTCCGCTGGAACGCTGCGGCGCCGGCATCCTGATGCTGGCCCCGGTGTTGGCATTGCTGTTGCGGTTACCTTCCGCGGGCCTGTTGATGATGGCGGGTGGCATCCTGGTACTGGGTGGGGCCACGCTGGTTCACCTGGTGACGCTGCCCACCGAGCTGGATGCCAGCTTCCAGCGCGCCATGCCCCTGCTTGAGCGCGACGGCATCCTGGTTTCCGGTGACGGGCCACATGCGCGGCGGATCCTGAAAGCGGCCGCGCTCACCTATGTCGCGGCCTCATTGCTGAGCCTGCTCAACGTGGCCCGCTGGTGGGCTATTCTCCGGCGCTGACCGGCGCGCGCAGGTCCGCGGTGACCCGGCCAGCGGCACGAACCTCGGCCTCGTGATCCTCATCGCGCCAGGGCTCAGCCAGCGCATCCGCATACCAGGCCTGCATCGGCGCCAGGGCCAGCAACCGTTCCACGTAGGCCTGCGCCTCCTCAGACAGTGACGGCGAATAGGTCTGCGCGCGAAAGGCCACCGGGGCGTAAAACGCGTCGACGGCGGTAAAGCGGGTGCCGGCCAGGAACGGCCCGCGGAACTGCGCCAGGCCCTCGCACCACAGCGCGTCAACGCGGGCCCACTCCTTCGCCAGCGCGGCCGGCGGATCGACCAGTTCCACCCGCTGCCCGCAACTCATGCCGCAGACGTTGCGGATGGTGGCAAAGCCCGAGTGCATCTCGGCGCTGGCGCTGCGCGCCCAGGTGCGTGCCGTGTAACGCTCCGGCCAGACCTCTGGGTAGCGCTCGGCCAGCGTTTCCGCGATCGCCAGCGAATCCCAGACGGTCAGTTTGCCGTCCACCAGGCAGGGCACCTTGCCGCTGGGCGAAAACGCCAGGAACGCGGCCTGAGGCCCGCCGCCCTGGAACGGCACCAACACTTCCTCGAAGTCGATCTCGAGCATGCGCATCAGCACCCAGGGACGCAGCGACCAGGACGAGTAGTTCTTATTGGCGATATACAGTTTCATGGCACCTCCTGCCAGCTGTGTTTCATTATGCGCGCGTGACCATGGGCAGGTCACCCGGCAGGATTTTTTTCGTTGCTACACTCTATTGGAAGCGCGCACCCGGCAGGCCTGTGCCACGGGCAGGAAAACGCGTATGGGAGACACAACAATGAAAAACCTTTTCTTCTGGTTGCTTGCCTTGTCCGCAACCTCACCCACCCTGGCCGACGACCCCATCGAATGCGGCCGCTACATCGTCGAGGTCATCGGCGCCTGCGGCAACTGCCATACGCCGGTGGGCCCCGAGGGGCCGGACACGTCGAAGCACCTGGCCGGCGGCATGACCTTCGAGTTTCCGGGCATGGCGATTACCGTGCCCAACATCACCCCGGACAAGGAGACCGGCATCGGCGCCTGGAGCGACGCCGAGATCATCCGTGCGTTTCGTGAAGGCGTGCGCCCGGATGGCCGCGTACTCGGGCCGCTGATGCCGATTGCGCTGTACCGTGAGATCTCCGACGGCGATGCCGCCGCGATCGTCGCCTACCTGCGCACGGTCCCGCCGGTGAACAATGCGACCGAGGTGTCCCGCTATGACTTCCCCCTGCCGGACAACTGGGGCCCGCCGCTGGGCGTGGTGCCTGAGCCGGACCGCGATGACCCGGTGGCCTATGGCGAGTACCTGGCCGGCCCACTGGGACACTGCGTGGAATGCCATTCACCGCCCGGGGAAAACGGCCTGCCCGACCATCACAACCAACTGGCCGCCGGCGGCCTGACGTTTCCCGGCCCCTGGGGCACCTCGGTATCACCCAACCTGACGCCCACGGGCCTGGCCCAGCGCAGCGATGACGACATCCGCCAGATGATCACCACCGGCACCCGGCCCGACGGCAGCCCGATGCTGCCACCGATGCCGTTTTACGCCTACGCCAACCTGGTGCCTGAAGACCTGGACGCGATCATCGCCTACTTGCGCTCGTTGCCACCCAAATAGACCGGGTCGACGAACGGCTTGACGCCCATGGCCTGGTAAAGCGCGGACGGTTCGTATGCCGTATCGCCCTTGAGCACCAGCACGGCGCGCCGGATGGCGCTCATGTCTTCCAGAGGGTTGCCGTCCAGCAGCACCAGGTCGGCGTCCTTGCCCACGGCGATGGAACCGGTGCGCTCGTCGGCGCCGACGATGCGCGCCGAATCCAGCGTGCCGATACGCAGCACCTCGGCGTTGGGGATGCCGGCCTCGGCGTAGAGCTCCAGCTCGCGGTGAATGGTGAAGGCCGCGATGCTGTCACTGCCCGGCACCAGCTGGACGCCGGCGTCGTGGAGTTTCTTCAACATCTGTGACTGGCGCCGGCCGGATTCCGGCCAGTTCTCGCCCAGCACCATCTCGGGGTTGTACATCGGCCGCGCCACGTTCGGCGGCAGGTGGTCGATGATGGCCGCGAAGGTCGGGTCCGGCTCGCCCGGCACGTGGCTGAGCATGGTGTCGAAGATGGCCGCGGTGGCGTCCACGGTCACGTCGTTGTCCTTCAGCAGCGTGATGAAGGACTCGACTTCCTCGCTGTCCAGGTCGATGCCCGCCGCACCGTCACCGTAGCCGGTGAAGCGGATCTGCTGGCGGGTGTCGCCCTCGTCACCGACGATGAAGTTCAGGAACACCATGTTGATATGCTGGATCTCGTCGTAGCCGGCGCGCACGGCCTGCTCGGCCGACATGAACGCCGGGATATGGCCGCTGACCCGCAGGCCGCGCGCATGCGCGCGCTCGGCGATGGGCGCCACCCATTCCGGCTCGATGGAGCTGTACAGCTTGACCTGCAGGTAACCGTTGTCGGCATAGAAATCGACCCGCGCCAAAGCCTCTTCCAGGTCATTGACCACGGAACCCGACGCATACGGACCGGCCTTGTCCATGAACCCGGCACGGTAGGTGTGCGGACCGATCACCTCCCCGCTGTCATACCGGCGGGTCAGTTCCATGATCTGTTCGTGCACACTGCCGATATCACGCACGCTGGTGATGCCGCCGGCAACGTTCAGTACGCCCTGCTCCAGGCTGAAGTGCCCGTGCATGTCCCACAGTCCGGGAATCAGCGTGCGGCCCTGGCCATCCACGGCGCGGGCTTCTCCGCTGTCGATGGGCTCGGCCGACACCTGCGCGATCTTGCCATCGACCACCAGCACGTGGTGGTCCGTGAGCAGTTCACCGGATTCGACGTCGACGACATCCACGTTCTCAATCAGCAGCGGGCCATCCAGGGGGTGCGCCAGCGTGCCCGAGAGCTTTTCGATATGCGCGGCGCTCTGTTCCAGCTGTACGCGTCCCAGCCGCTCCAGCACGGCCGGGTCCCAGCCCTCGGGCACCATGCCCAGGTAGCCACGGAAATCCAGCGCCGCCAGGTGCAGCTTCTCGTCCATCCAGGCGTACTGCGGTGTGAAACCGATGCCGGTGATCGAGTACAGCGTCAGGGCCTGCTCGCCGTCCGGGGTCGGCACGGTCGTCTCATGAACCGGCTCGGCCCGGGCGGTGCCTGCGGGCAGCAGCCGGACACTGCCGTCGATACTCTCCGCCGCGGCACGCACCAGCGCCCCCAGCGATTCCAGCGCGCCGCCTTCCGCCGGCAGGTAGAAGGCACGCCCGTCGACGTTCGCGCCGCCCTCGCTGCCCACCGTTTTCCAGCTGGCCTCGCCCTGCGACAGCTCAAAAGACTCGTCGATAGGCGCCTGGAACGGCGAGATCCCGGTAATGCGCTGCGCCACCGGCAACCCGGCGTCGTCCAGCTGCACTTCCGACTTCACCGTCCACTCCCGGTTGTTCCAGTGAATGAACGAATCGCTGGTGATCTTGCCGTCGCCCAGCTCGTTGATGCGGGTATGGCCGGCCGGGGTCTTACCCTCCAGGTACCACGCGAAAGCGCGTTCGGCGGGTTCACCGGAGCCGGCCGTCGCCGGGGCGGTCGCGGTGGTCGCCGGGGCGGGTTCGGCCGGGGCCGCCGCGGTTGAGGCGGGTTCGTCAGCCGGCTTGCAGGCCAACATGGCCGTGGCCGCCAACCCGGCAAGCAGCCAGCCGCCGATGGTGTTGAGATTCGTTCGTGTACGCATGGCAGGTTCCCTTTTTCTGGTCCCGGCCCGCGCCGGGTGTTGTCTCCCCAGTGTAGCAACCCGGTGATGCTAGAATCGCCGCTTTTGCAGGGATCGCCACCATGACCGCCAACGTGATGCTTTCGCACCGCCTGATCGCCGCCGCCGCGCTCGCCATGACGCTGGCGTCCTGCGCCGC
The sequence above is drawn from the Marinihelvus fidelis genome and encodes:
- a CDS encoding SDR family NAD(P)-dependent oxidoreductase encodes the protein MNIEGARIVITGAGRGLGQAIARHLSGHGARLALLDIDGGAAAETAADCASNAMEVFTAACDVSREDAVTEAFDHAASALGGIDALVANAGILRDGLLVKAREGEVIDRMSLADWQEVIDVNLTGVFLCGREAATHMIRQGTGGCIVNISSIARAGNFGQSNYAAAKAGVAAMTVTWAQELARHRIRNMAIAPGFIETAMTDSMKPEALQRMVERVPAGRAGHPDEVALTVAQVLENDYLNGRVLELDGGLRI
- a CDS encoding zinc metallopeptidase encodes the protein MPWLILILLVVAIVYLPSWWVRRTMTRYNHPEDRYPSTGAELARHLLDEAGLDHVSVETTEHGDHYDPIEKAVRLAAERFHGHSLTAITVAAHEVGHALQDATGYAPLVARTRLVRLVRPLERCGAGILMLAPVLALLLRLPSAGLLMMAGGILVLGGATLVHLVTLPTELDASFQRAMPLLERDGILVSGDGPHARRILKAAALTYVAASLLSLLNVARWWAILRR
- a CDS encoding spinster family MFS transporter, giving the protein MTSVTSEQPAPGVAERRTLALIMLVLVYTFNFIDRQIVGILAVPIKADLGLSDSQLGLMGGLAFALFYTGLGIPVAMLADRVSRTWVITGALAIWSAMTAVCGMAQGFWHLFLARLGVGIGEAGGVTPAYSMIMDYYPPGQRARALSAYSFGIPIGSALGIILGGVLASMIDWRWAFFTVGMAGLLLAPVFRLLVREPERGRYDTAPRPANPPGLRDIAAALSRKPSFWLLSVGASCSSMMGYGLFFWMPSFIVRSHGLTLLDASLFYGSILLVGGMAGMWAGGWLGDRYGATNRTRFVTIPAAAFILSVPTYILGVLTPTLWLAWCVLLIPVALGLVWIGPVMSTVQQLVRAEMRATASAVFLFVNNLLGIGLGTWLIGALSDMLTTRLGEDALRWSIVAGTGFYVAAAALFLLSARWIERDWEE
- a CDS encoding c-type cytochrome, translated to MKNLFFWLLALSATSPTLADDPIECGRYIVEVIGACGNCHTPVGPEGPDTSKHLAGGMTFEFPGMAITVPNITPDKETGIGAWSDAEIIRAFREGVRPDGRVLGPLMPIALYREISDGDAAAIVAYLRTVPPVNNATEVSRYDFPLPDNWGPPLGVVPEPDRDDPVAYGEYLAGPLGHCVECHSPPGENGLPDHHNQLAAGGLTFPGPWGTSVSPNLTPTGLAQRSDDDIRQMITTGTRPDGSPMLPPMPFYAYANLVPEDLDAIIAYLRSLPPK
- a CDS encoding glutathione S-transferase family protein, with amino-acid sequence MKLYIANKNYSSWSLRPWVLMRMLEIDFEEVLVPFQGGGPQAAFLAFSPSGKVPCLVDGKLTVWDSLAIAETLAERYPEVWPERYTARTWARSASAEMHSGFATIRNVCGMSCGQRVELVDPPAALAKEWARVDALWCEGLAQFRGPFLAGTRFTAVDAFYAPVAFRAQTYSPSLSEEAQAYVERLLALAPMQAWYADALAEPWRDEDHEAEVRAAGRVTADLRAPVSAGE
- a CDS encoding extracellular catalytic domain type 2 short-chain-length polyhydroxyalkanoate depolymerase; the protein is MKIHPHGVPTALIALLATCLVSAATATADSAAPGPDIDATGITVSGISSGAAMAQQLHLAHPELFSGAALIAGVPRGCADGQLATAMAGCMGKAGENLDAGELAERLRTEASAGRVGDPALLADDRAWTFHGQLDATVAEDVSLAATDLYRAFMATDNVAWVDNVAANHTFPTHSKGGACDAIAPPFLGACDYDAAGELLTFLYPGLTPPEQAQNGELVTTELPGAAAAGLADEAWLYVPESCPATGCRLHLVLHGCGQSQSQVDMAFMEGAGYLEWAQDNAIVLAFPQVAPAAANPLACWDWWGYTGPDYMTREGAQIRVLADWIRGMADS
- a CDS encoding TonB-dependent receptor, whose translation is MKKLNSRTNVFGALRHSTLALAIATAVGAPQAVMAQAQEDDVDATLLEEVVVTAQRREQTLQEVPMSISAFTGEDLEYLQADNLDSLQGAVPNLNLVQGRGSSSSANVFIRGVGQPDALQTFDPAVGIYVDDVYMSRIQGALFKLNDIERIEVLRGPQGTLYGKNTPGGAIRLITRSPGEDFEAEAGILYGDYDRWQISGYMAGPVSDNIGMSLSVLSDSRDGYVIDPSTGRDYNDENTQSARVKLAWGISDNVDATFSFDYTIEDTELTLGKAEAPLISVDLATGGAVLRHVPAPGDWDFRTRTSLGDSDGQEVENWGGSMTLNWDISDSLSLRSITAYRELDADLFVDIDATELELGDVLVSVDQDQFSQEFQLLGDNGGNLHWVAGLYYLDENLPSHQEAYADDFLVFGGIPVSFLRTIDDNLQTTSYAVFGQVDWAFAESWSLGLGLRYTKEDKDYFRTTSTFSDLLGNADPAFAFSDSDSWSDWTPTVTLDYMLNDDVHFYGRLANGFKSGGFNGRANSAADVSTFDPETVWTAEIGAKTTMMDGRMQANYAVFTSQYDDFQARVSVGDGVDFRFPVLNAAELDINGAEFELSWLLVDSLQLFSQIGYLDTEYGADGFTGSDGVLDEPAFAPEWTGRVGAVWTLDLSGGHSLAFGADANYRDGMWLSVENVEPLREESYWLTNAFATWNHADGHWQVMAGMKNIADEVYKVEGQEFRSVGNIMTAYYGDPRTWNVSLNYRY
- a CDS encoding TetR/AcrR family transcriptional regulator; translated protein: MAAKNKRKTRKDRIIEVAEKLFAQRGFNGVSLREITREAGVDVALVKYYFDNKEGLFDALLQRRADILNRERAEALERVLERNNPAPVEDIIDAFTHPLLNEVVGEDSTWRDYFGLLAQVNNNPEWGGQAMSKYFDPLVRRFIYALKDALPDADMVDIYWCYHFLSGALTLTFADTRRIDALSGGLCHSADFESVHKRMVPFIAAGFRAICAERAEARASGDITETGS
- a CDS encoding amidohydrolase family protein produces the protein MRTRTNLNTIGGWLLAGLAATAMLACKPADEPASTAAAPAEPAPATTATAPATAGSGEPAERAFAWYLEGKTPAGHTRINELGDGKITSDSFIHWNNREWTVKSEVQLDDAGLPVAQRITGISPFQAPIDESFELSQGEASWKTVGSEGGANVDGRAFYLPAEGGALESLGALVRAAAESIDGSVRLLPAGTARAEPVHETTVPTPDGEQALTLYSITGIGFTPQYAWMDEKLHLAALDFRGYLGMVPEGWDPAVLERLGRVQLEQSAAHIEKLSGTLAHPLDGPLLIENVDVVDVESGELLTDHHVLVVDGKIAQVSAEPIDSGEARAVDGQGRTLIPGLWDMHGHFSLEQGVLNVAGGITSVRDIGSVHEQIMELTRRYDSGEVIGPHTYRAGFMDKAGPYASGSVVNDLEEALARVDFYADNGYLQVKLYSSIEPEWVAPIAERAHARGLRVSGHIPAFMSAEQAVRAGYDEIQHINMVFLNFIVGDEGDTRQQIRFTGYGDGAAGIDLDSEEVESFITLLKDNDVTVDATAAIFDTMLSHVPGEPDPTFAAIIDHLPPNVARPMYNPEMVLGENWPESGRRQSQMLKKLHDAGVQLVPGSDSIAAFTIHRELELYAEAGIPNAEVLRIGTLDSARIVGADERTGSIAVGKDADLVLLDGNPLEDMSAIRRAVLVLKGDTAYEPSALYQAMGVKPFVDPVYLGGNERK